GGAAAGACCGTTTCCCTCAAGGAGTCAATAAGGGATTTAAGATTCTGGATTCTTTTCACTGTAATGTTCTCCACGGCTATCGGATGGTTTCTGATTATGATGAACATCGCAACTATAGTTGTGGAGGGGCTCGGAAAGGCAGGTCTGGATGTTGAGTACGTTGCCTCATCCTTCGTTCCGCTTTTCATGTCCGTAGCGGCGGTTGGAAACGCCCTTGGGGCTTACTTCTGGGGAGTTGTGAACGACAGGATGGGCGGGCCGCTGAGAACGCTCCCAATCGTTTACGCTCTCGCGGGAGTGATGATCTTTGCTTTTTACCTCAGCTACACCAGCCCCTCGCTCATTCTTCTGACGGGATGCCTGCTTTACTTCTCGCTCGCTGGGGAGCCTACAGTCCACTTTGCCGCTGTCCCGACCTTCTTCGGGAACGAGCACGTTGCAAAGCTAACCTCAATCCTTAACACTTCCGTGGCCTCTTCGGCCATAATCGGGCCGTTCATCGGTGCATTCATCAGAGATGTTTTAGGGTCATACTTCTTTTCGCTTGCAATTGCGGCAGTACTTCACTTCTTTGCTGTCGGCATTGTGTTGGCTGGAAGAAAATACGCAGGAGGTGGTGTTAATGTTCAGGTTCGAGAACCAGAAGGTGTTTGAGATAGGAGGAGTAAAAATAGGCGGAGAGGTTGGAGAGAATCCGACGGTGCTGATTGGAAGCATCTTTTACGGAAAGCACAAAATCGTAGAGGACGAGAAGAGGGGAATATTTGACAGAGAGGGGGCTGAGGCGCTAATCAGGGAAATGGAGGATCTGAGCGACAAAACAGGCAATCCGGGATTGCTTGATGTTGTGGGGATGAGCGAGGAGGCGATGATAAAGTACATCGACTTCGTTGCTGACGTCACCGACAGCCCCTTCCTCATCGATTCTGCCATCGCGGACATAAAGCTCGCAGGAGTTAAGCATGCAGATGAGGTGGGGCTTTCCGACAGGGTAATCTACAACTCAATCTCGCCCGAATCGAAAGACGCCGAGATAGAAGCGCTTGCTAACAGCAAAGTTGAAGCGGCAGTGGTGCTCGCATACACCTACAACGTTATCAGCAGCGCTGCAAGGCTTCAGGCTCTGGAAAAGGCCATGGCGAAGGTTGAAAAGGCGGGGATAACCAAGCCAATCGTTGACACGTTTGTAATGGACGTTCCGAGCCTTCCCGCTGCGGCGAAGGCGGCAATTGACATAAAGAGGAAATACGGGCTTCCAACGGGCTCCGGTGCGCACAACGCGATAGGAAGCTGGAAAGGATTTAAGAACATGTTCGGGAAGGAGGCGGAGAAGGCGGCGACAATCGTTGCTGTTACGATGCAGATCATCCTCGGCTCGGACTTCGTGCTCTACGGCCCAATTGAGGACTGCAGAGAGGTGTTCCCGGCGATGTACACAATAGACACAGCATACAAGTACTTCAGGCGCACGAAGGACTGGATAGAGATGGTCTGAAATGGTGTCGGTGACCTTCGAGCCGGTCGGAAAGAAGGTTGAGGATGAGCCGGACACAATACTCGAAATAGCGAGGAGGAACGGAGTTCTCATCAGGTCCGACTGCGGAGGCAAGGGAGTTTGCGGGAAGTGCAAGGTTGTCGTGGTTGACTACAGGGGAAGTTTGAGCGATATTACCGATCATGAGAGAAAGCACCTGATCGAGGAGGAGATAAGCAAAGGATACAGGCTTGCCTGTCAGGCGAGGGTTGAGGAGGGCAGGGCGACGATTTTCATACCACCGGAAAGCAGGCTCGAAAGGAGGAAGGTTGCGGGGCTTACGATAGAAAAAGAAGTCGAGCTGAATCCTGCGGTCAGAAAGGTTTACGCGGAAATTCAGCCTCCGAGCATTGAAGACCAGCTTCCCGACTACGACAGGTTGACGAGGGCTCTGGGAGACTTCAGCCTCGATTTGGAAACGCTATCCGAAATGCCGAAGCTTTTGAGGGAGGCTGAGTGGAGGGTAACGGCCACCTTCTGGAATGGCAGACTCATTGACCTTGAGAAGGGAGACGTTAGCGACAGGTGTTACGGCGTGGCCGTTGACGTCGGATCGTCCAAAATCATCTGCCACCTCGTCGATTTGAAGAGCGGTGAGACCATCGCAACTGGCTACTCCGACAATCCGCAGGTTGCGTACGGAGAGGACATAGTTTCGAGAATAACCTACGCCTCGAAGTCCGCTGAAAACAGAAAGAGGCTCCAGACGGTTGTCGTTGAGACCGTGAACCAGATAATAGCTGAGCTCTGCAACGAAAGCGGTGTTGACTTACGGCACGTTTACGAGGTGATGATTGTTGGCAACTCCGTGATGCACCACCTGTTTTTCGGCATCGAACCGAGGTTCATCGGTGTCTCTCCCTTCACTCCCGCCGTCAGGAGGGGTGTGAGCTTTCCAGCAGAAGATGTTGGGCTGAGAATCAACAGGAAGGGATACGTGAGCTCACTGCCTCTCGTAGCGGGATTTGTCGGTGCGGATGCGGTTGCAAACATTGCCATAACAGGAATACACAAAGCTGAGGAGATTTCGATGGTTATCGACATCGGAACGAACACCGAGATTGTCATCGGCAACAGAGAGAAGCTTGGTGTGTGCTCTGCCCCTTCTGGTCCAGCTTTTGAGGGAGCCCACATCACCTTCGGCATGAAGGCCATTAGCGGGGCGATAGACAGCGTGAGAATTGAGAGGGATGAGGTCATATACACCACCATCGACAACGCCAAGGCGAAGGGGCTGTGCGGAACGGGGCTTATCGACCTCATCGCAGAGCTCTACAGGAACGGAATAATCAACAGAAACGGCAAATTCGTAAAGGACCACAGCAGAATAATCGTTGATGGGGTTCCTAAGTTCGTCGTTGCCAAGGCGGAAGAGACTGAGTTCGGAAAGCCGATAACGGTGAGCGAGAAGGACATAAACGAGCTTCTGATGGCCAAAGGGGCGATAAAGTCGGGATGGATGATTCTTTCGGAAAGGTTGGGGATTGAGCCCGACAAAATCGAGAGAATTTACCTTGCCGGATCCTTCGGAAGGCACATTAACGTCGAAAATGCGAAGGTCATCGGGTTGCTGCCCGACATACCTTCGGAGAAGATAACCTTCGCCGGCGACACGGCAGTTGGCGGAGCGAAGATGGCTCTGAAATCGGTCAGAGTGAGGGATGAGATGGAAGACGTTGTCAGCAGGCTGAATTACGTAGAGCTTTCGGTTGAGAAGAACTTTTACAGCGTTTTTGTTCGTGCAATACCAATTTAATGTCAAATTTGTTTTACATCAAATCATTTATTTTTTTGAGTCAATTAACCTTAATAGAGTCATTTTTCATCTTCTCCAAGCTTCACGGAGGTGATACCTTGGAAGAGTTCGTTCAGGCCTTGGCAGACCTCGACGAGGCAAAGACCGTAGATCTGACAAAGAAGAGAGTTGATAGCGGAGAGGATCCATTCACCATTCTTGAGGACGTCAGAAAGGCAACTGACATCATTGGAAAGCGCTTTGAGGAGGGAAGGTACTTCGTCTCAGACCTGATAATGGCGGGAGAAATTCTCAAGCAGGTAATGGAAATCCTAAGACCGCTGCTGGGAGAGAAGAAGGCTGAAAGCAAGGGAAAGGTTGTGATAGGCTCGGTGGAGGGTGATGTCCACGACATAGGCAAGAACATTGTCATTGCGCTGCTTGAGGCTGAGGGCTTTGAAGTTGTTGATATAGGTGTTGACCAGCCCCCTGAAGCCTTTGTTGAGGCTGCAAATCAGCACAATCCGGATGTTGTTGGTCTCTCAGGCCTGCTTACCGAAGCTATAGAGAGCATGAAGAGGACGGTTGAGGCCTTAAGAAAAGCTGGCTACAAGGGCAAGATAATCATAGGCGGTGGAAGGACGAGCGAGGAGGCAAAGGAGTACACGGGAGCAGATGACTGGGCGGACGATGCCGCTGTCGGTGTGAGGAAGATCAAGGCTCTTGTGGGGGTGGAGTAGATGAACGCTGAGCAGCTCATGGAGGAGAGAAGGCAGAGAATTGAGGACGTGGTAAAGGGGAAGGAGCCTGATAGGGTGCCAATATACGCTTCCACTTCTCTGCTTTTTCACGTAAGGTACGCTGGCTACAAGGCGAAAGAGGCTCTGTTCGACTACGGAAAGTTCAAGGAGAGTGTTATAAAGACGGCAAAAGACTTCGACTTCGACATTATGAGGGCTTCATACGGCCTTGAGGGCATACTCTTCGTTCTTGCCTTCCACAACGCTCCGGAAATAGCCAAAGGTATGAGGTTTCTCACCGCCCACTACCACAAAATTCTTGGCGACGTTTACACCAAGTGGCCGGGAATGGAGCTCAGCGACGACGCGCATCCGCAGTTCATTGGAAAGCCCGTCATGAACGTTGACGAATACGATGCATTTACAGAAAATCCGCTTGAGTTCATAAACGAGGTTGCCCTTCCGAGAGCCTGTCAGAACATGAAAAGCGCCGCTGACAGAAACGCGGTGATAGCGAGGCTTGGAGCGGAGGTTGTTAGATACACAAACACCATACAGGAGCTGGGAAGGGAGCTTGCAGAGCTTGGCTATCCTTCTTTCGCCACATCCTGGAGCTACGCTCCGCTCGACCTCATCGGCGATTATCTGAGGGATATCAAAAACGTGGCCATCGACCTTTACAGAGTTCCAGAGAAGGTTAAATCCGCCACAGAGGCCGTAACGCCGCTTTTCATCGAGATGGCGGAGAGGACGGGCATGCCGCCAAAGGTGGCAAGAGAAATCTTCGGCAGCGATGTCGTGCTCTGCTTCTACCCCCTCCACCTCACCGAGTACCTGAATCCGAAGCTGTACAACGAGTACTACTGGCCCTACCTCAACGAGGTTCTTCACAAGGTTGCCGATATGGGGCAGGTGAACTTCGTGCTCTTTGAGGGCAGACACGATGCGCACCTCGAAACGCTGTTAGAAGCTCCAAAGAAGAAGGTCGTTGGAGTTTTCGAGAAAACCGACCCAAGAAAGGTGAGAGAGGTTCTCGGAGACCACGTAATCCTCGTGTCAGGTCCTCCGAACTCTCTGCTGATAGGAGGCACACCTCAGAAGGTGGAGGAGTACATGAAGAGCCTTCTGGAGGACTGCAAGGAGGGCGGGATGATGGTCTATCCGGGTGTGGACGGAGGTATTTCGAGGGACGCAAGGCCTGAGAACGTTAAGGCTGTGATCGAAGCCGTGAAGAAGTACGGAAGGTACTGAAGCTGTTGGAGGTGAAACAATGGGTGAAAATTCGAAGTTTCTTCCCTGGATGGTTGCAACTGGAGCGATGCTGGCTTTCACGGTGAGGTGGCTGCACTATCTCTATTCCTTCACCGCTCCGCAGATTATGGACGAGTTCGGTGTTCCTGCTGCGACCGCCTCGCTGATGGTTACCGCGAACTCCATAGGTATGGTTGTTGGAGGGTTTTTGATAGGCGTTCTCTGCGACAAAATAGGTGTGAGGGTAACTCTGAGCATTGCCGCAGTTGTGGTGGGTGTTTTCACGATTTTCGTCGGTTACGCCCAGAGCATATACATGGCCATTGTGATGTTCGGAATTGCGGGGCTTTTCTCCTGGCTTAGCTCCGCATTTCCGAAAATTGCGAGAGCTTGGTTCCCGCCTTCGCTGTATTCCACCGCAAACAGCTACATGTTTCTCGGCTTCAGGCTGTCGGCTCTGTTCATGGGGCCTGTGGTTGCATCAATAGTAATCACAAGCGGATGGAGGAGCGCCTGGATTGACATGGGTATTCTGTGCATTCTGATGGGTGTTCTCGCCTTTGCGCTCATAAGGGACAAGAAGGATGTCCAGGTTGAGCAGAGCAAAGTTTCGGTAGGGGAGGTTTTCAAATACAGGGACGCGTGGATTCTCTTCGGAGCCTACTCGATGTGGCTTATAGGCTGCGTCATGTACGTGGTCTTCACCATAACCTACCTGCAGAAGGGACTTCAGCTCGACCCGATGACATCGGGCTGGCTCTGGAGCCTGCTTCAGCTCGTCGGAATAATCTCCATGTACACCCTGCTGCCCCTCTCCGACCTGCTCGCTTCCAAGGGCATAATCAGCAGAAAGAACTTTGCGGGGATAATGTTCCTTGTGGCATCCGTGGCGTTCTTCATCTTTGGATCGCTGAAGCCCGGAATGCCGATAACCTACTACGCAGCTTCCATCGTGCTGGTGGGGCTTGGAGCGCTGCTATTAACCACGATACCAGCACCGCTTATTTCCGAGCGCTTCCCGCCGAACATCGCAGGAACGGCTACGGGCTTCATAACAGCAGTTGGGCAGTGGCCCTTCATAGTGATGCCGCCCATCGCGGGAATGCTTGCAGCCACCTACGGATGGGGCTTCATCTACCAGGTTTCGGCTCCCTTCATAGCCATAGGCGGGATGATTCTGATACTCCTCATGAAGCCCCCGCAGAAGGTCTCAGCTTAATCACGACAAATCATTTTATAAAATTTTTTTTAATTAACTTTTTGTTGTTAATTAATTATTTATCAGGATATTTTTTCTGAACAAATGGTGGTTGTATGGAGGCGAGGGATTCGGTAATCTATTTGCAGACGGCCATTGTGGGAGCGATGCTTTTCGCGGCGTTTGCGAACAGCTGGAGAGCTTTTCTGTACCTCGCTGCTGTGAACATCTCTCTTTGGCTGTTTCTCGGACTCTATCGAGAGGACAGGGCGAGGTTTGCGGCGGTGTTCAGTCTGATCGTTCTGGCAATCATGCTCGTAGGAAAGACGCTGATTCTTTACTACTACGACGTTTACTACGGCAGCATTCCAGAGTTCGTGGCCGGAATGCATCCGGGGATGTTCGTGATGGTGGTGATGTTCTTCGTGCTCTACATAGTACCAGTGGGATACGCTCTGTTCTTCGACAGGATTCTGCCGGAGGACGACTGGAAGAAATTCGTTGAAAGGTATCGGTACGAGGAGGGGTAGAATGGCGGACACGATTACGGTTTCGATAGTTCTGGCATACTTCGTCGTAACGCTTGCCCTCGGATTCTTTGCTGCGAGAAAAATCAAAACGGCGGAGCACTACTACGGTGCGAGAAAGCTCTTCGGGATGTTCGTCACAGCCGTTGCGGTTTTCTCAGGAATTGCGAGTGCGTTCACCTTCATCGGCGGTCCGGGACTGGTTTATCCCATGGGCGGGACGGTCAACTGGGTGATATGGACTCCGGTAATCTCCATGCCGCTGATATGGTACCTGCTTGGCAAGAGAATCAAGCTGATAACCGAAGCGAGG
The nucleotide sequence above comes from Archaeoglobus fulgidus DSM 4304. Encoded proteins:
- a CDS encoding MFS transporter, which translates into the protein MVERRLVYPVSAAILAMFAMFSLIWSQFYPFIMKTYSLDAVSPVALAASFSAAGNLLTQVLAGFIADRRGPKPTMAVAGLLYLAGTTIISMMFSHASWENARLYWYAGALTIGAGIGMYIGTLPVVISRWYPDAPGKAYGIALFGQYLSPVLISPLAAYLITSYGLKEAFTFLGAAIFTVIYIIGVGVWRTPPREMAATFANGGKTVSLKESIRDLRFWILFTVMFSTAIGWFLIMMNIATIVVEGLGKAGLDVEYVASSFVPLFMSVAAVGNALGAYFWGVVNDRMGGPLRTLPIVYALAGVMIFAFYLSYTSPSLILLTGCLLYFSLAGEPTVHFAAVPTFFGNEHVAKLTSILNTSVASSAIIGPFIGAFIRDVLGSYFFSLAIAAVLHFFAVGIVLAGRKYAGGGVNVQVREPEGV
- a CDS encoding tetrahydromethanopterin S-methyltransferase subunit H family protein, which translates into the protein MFRFENQKVFEIGGVKIGGEVGENPTVLIGSIFYGKHKIVEDEKRGIFDREGAEALIREMEDLSDKTGNPGLLDVVGMSEEAMIKYIDFVADVTDSPFLIDSAIADIKLAGVKHADEVGLSDRVIYNSISPESKDAEIEALANSKVEAAVVLAYTYNVISSAARLQALEKAMAKVEKAGITKPIVDTFVMDVPSLPAAAKAAIDIKRKYGLPTGSGAHNAIGSWKGFKNMFGKEAEKAATIVAVTMQIILGSDFVLYGPIEDCREVFPAMYTIDTAYKYFRRTKDWIEMV
- a CDS encoding ASKHA domain-containing protein, with the protein product MVSVTFEPVGKKVEDEPDTILEIARRNGVLIRSDCGGKGVCGKCKVVVVDYRGSLSDITDHERKHLIEEEISKGYRLACQARVEEGRATIFIPPESRLERRKVAGLTIEKEVELNPAVRKVYAEIQPPSIEDQLPDYDRLTRALGDFSLDLETLSEMPKLLREAEWRVTATFWNGRLIDLEKGDVSDRCYGVAVDVGSSKIICHLVDLKSGETIATGYSDNPQVAYGEDIVSRITYASKSAENRKRLQTVVVETVNQIIAELCNESGVDLRHVYEVMIVGNSVMHHLFFGIEPRFIGVSPFTPAVRRGVSFPAEDVGLRINRKGYVSSLPLVAGFVGADAVANIAITGIHKAEEISMVIDIGTNTEIVIGNREKLGVCSAPSGPAFEGAHITFGMKAISGAIDSVRIERDEVIYTTIDNAKAKGLCGTGLIDLIAELYRNGIINRNGKFVKDHSRIIVDGVPKFVVAKAEETEFGKPITVSEKDINELLMAKGAIKSGWMILSERLGIEPDKIERIYLAGSFGRHINVENAKVIGLLPDIPSEKITFAGDTAVGGAKMALKSVRVRDEMEDVVSRLNYVELSVEKNFYSVFVRAIPI
- a CDS encoding corrinoid protein gives rise to the protein MSNLFYIKSFIFLSQLTLIESFFIFSKLHGGDTLEEFVQALADLDEAKTVDLTKKRVDSGEDPFTILEDVRKATDIIGKRFEEGRYFVSDLIMAGEILKQVMEILRPLLGEKKAESKGKVVIGSVEGDVHDIGKNIVIALLEAEGFEVVDIGVDQPPEAFVEAANQHNPDVVGLSGLLTEAIESMKRTVEALRKAGYKGKIIIGGGRTSEEAKEYTGADDWADDAAVGVRKIKALVGVE
- a CDS encoding uroporphyrinogen decarboxylase family protein, whose product is MNAEQLMEERRQRIEDVVKGKEPDRVPIYASTSLLFHVRYAGYKAKEALFDYGKFKESVIKTAKDFDFDIMRASYGLEGILFVLAFHNAPEIAKGMRFLTAHYHKILGDVYTKWPGMELSDDAHPQFIGKPVMNVDEYDAFTENPLEFINEVALPRACQNMKSAADRNAVIARLGAEVVRYTNTIQELGRELAELGYPSFATSWSYAPLDLIGDYLRDIKNVAIDLYRVPEKVKSATEAVTPLFIEMAERTGMPPKVAREIFGSDVVLCFYPLHLTEYLNPKLYNEYYWPYLNEVLHKVADMGQVNFVLFEGRHDAHLETLLEAPKKKVVGVFEKTDPRKVREVLGDHVILVSGPPNSLLIGGTPQKVEEYMKSLLEDCKEGGMMVYPGVDGGISRDARPENVKAVIEAVKKYGRY
- a CDS encoding MFS transporter, whose product is MGENSKFLPWMVATGAMLAFTVRWLHYLYSFTAPQIMDEFGVPAATASLMVTANSIGMVVGGFLIGVLCDKIGVRVTLSIAAVVVGVFTIFVGYAQSIYMAIVMFGIAGLFSWLSSAFPKIARAWFPPSLYSTANSYMFLGFRLSALFMGPVVASIVITSGWRSAWIDMGILCILMGVLAFALIRDKKDVQVEQSKVSVGEVFKYRDAWILFGAYSMWLIGCVMYVVFTITYLQKGLQLDPMTSGWLWSLLQLVGIISMYTLLPLSDLLASKGIISRKNFAGIMFLVASVAFFIFGSLKPGMPITYYAASIVLVGLGALLLTTIPAPLISERFPPNIAGTATGFITAVGQWPFIVMPPIAGMLAATYGWGFIYQVSAPFIAIGGMILILLMKPPQKVSA